The genomic stretch AGACTTTTTCAAGACTTACGCACAAGAGTTCCATGCCAAACGTGGCCATAAAAAGCGTAAACTGAGTGCGGATAAGTAGTTTCAGcctttgttccttttcattgTCTGTATTACGAATTTCTAATTGATGCTTCGTGACCACGGAGACATAAGCCCTCTATCTATTAACTGTCAAGAATGAGACGGCAACCTGTTGTAGTCTAGAAGGGAGTCACCCGTTTGTATGGTAGCCGTTGAACAAAGACTACAAACAGAGATGTTAAAGTTCTTCCAACTGTTCTACAAATCAGCATTGACATGGGCGTTAATCATCTTCACAGAACGGCCAAGCTATGAACTAATACTGAGCTTCATACTTCATATGTCATGACGCGTCTGTTGCTAAGTATTTGAGCTTTGGAATGCGCGTCGTATCAGGCTTATGTATGAGTCACTGCGACATGTTTACTATATCAGCTATTTGCCTTATATGTAGGCCAATACTTCTGCTGTGTATCGTCTTTTATCATTGACCGTCAGAAAATGTAATTCTCGCTGGTGAATGAGTTAGGAGGATTATAAACTCGATGTCTGGTGTAGATAGATAGGTATTGGAAACGTGCAAGGAGTTTCCGTGCACCCTTGGTTCGAAGTGACTGTATAGGAAATACTACGTAAGAGGTAAAGGCCGCAAAGAGTGCCAGCGCGATGATATTCGACAGGTGGTATTAATCGCTACTAGACAAGGTCGCAATCAAGGCAGCCCTAATTGCGGATCCGTCTTCAGCAGagcgaagagaaacaaggccTTTAGAGGCGTATGGCCAATCTAAATCTCCCgcagagcagcagcagctcttTCTCCGAACAAGGTTGAGGCATCCACCGCGACGTGATAAGGTtcaatgcctttcttcttgcagatggcGGTAATACCACATGCGTACAGCCTCGCGGCGCGTGTGCAAGCGATTTCCGCAACAAGGCGACAGATCTTTAGTTCTTTGGTTTTAGGTTCGATATTAAATCGTTCTCGAAACAATGCCTGCATCTCACCCAGTGAGCCCAAGGGGCCACCTTCCATCGCCGACAAGAACGTTGACTCCATTGAGTGGATACGGTCGAGCCGGCTGAGGTCGCAACCTGTAAATAGCCCTGTTGTATGGTGAAGATGTAAGATGATCAAACGGACAAGCTCTCCGAAATACAGTGCGGCGACCATTTTCTCATACGTCTGCTGTCCTGGTCGCGATGTACTCTCGATCGCCTCGTCAAACACGTTACGAGGTAATACCGAATGACTGTTGTTGAACGCTCCGTACCCCTTGTGTATGGCCATCTCCTTGCCAGCTGGAAGGTCATAGCTCGCAATTTTGGTAACTAATCCACAATCTTCTATGTAGGCAGGATTGCATCCTGTGATAAATATACTACTAACCTTGACTTGGGCATATTGATAGGCTGTTGCCACCAATGTCCCCGTCGTGTGGTTCACAAGAGCCACGATCTCCACGGGCAGATTCTGTCAAAAAGGTCAGCCACCATATCAGTAAGACTCAACATATACGTCCTCTCTGTGCAATGATGTGCTCCAGCTGGGCAACGATGGCATGTCCCTCAACGCCAGAAATATTGGAGCCCTTCGTCCAACGCTGCAAGACCCACGTCTGATATTATGTTGAGTTAGCGGGTAGGAGAACGTAATTGCCAAAGGAAGCGCCTCCCTGCCCTTTGTGATATGCTGACTCTCCAGGGATTCTTTTAATTTGTCCGCGACCAGGGCCCAGAGATCATCGACGGAGCGTTGTCGGTGCTGCACTGGTAGCTTGAACTTCCGCTGAGTGATCTTGTATCCTCCTAGCTGCTTTGTGAGTTCGACCTTGCACACCCTTAGATTCGTCCCGCCCAGATCTATAGTAATAAATGTCCCTTGCTCCTGACCAGTAGGCCTTCCTGTCGCCCAAGTTATGTTCATTGGCTATCTGCAGGTTAGTTTCTCGTCGGTACCTACAGTTGATCCCCTCATATGAACGCATCGGAACATACTATTTCATTCTCATGGGATGACAGTCCTACTCGATatgtgaatatatattcaatctTCTTGACTTGAAGAGGGCTTGTATACCATTCTCGAGCTCTGTCACAAACTTGTCCGTAACTGTTCTCAGTGTCTCTCGATTGATAGTAAACAtgcttttcattttctgtaGTTCTCGGAGGACATTTTCGGGCACGCCCTTGAGCACGTCTAATGACTTCGGTTAGACTATTCCAACGAAAGTGTAGGTGGTTACATCAAAAGCGTAGACGCACCATTACTGGATACTGCAGCGGCAATCGCCATGATTCAAGATCACCGACCGGGAGAGTGAATGTTACGTTATAAATGCGGTGACAGGAAATGCATAATCGAGGAATTTCaacagctgaagaaggatagAGCTCAATCTCGCTTTGCTGGTGTGTTGTTCGACGTCCACCATAAGAGGCTAGATGGTGTTATATAACCTTCGTGTGTGGGTCATCAAGGTAAGGTTGTCTGACACCATTTTCGATCAGCTGGTAGTTTCTTCTCGAAATGTCTCTATACGGCATTTGCTTATCATCTGTCGAACAGAATAGAACCGCGGATGGTATGCTGTCCCCACGGCCAAGCGTGTGTCTTCACTTGTACTGGTATGATGTCAACATGGGCACACAATGGCCTAGGCGCTTTTTAGACTGAGGCATGTTTATCTCTCTTGTTTTCCCTGCCAAGGCTCATTTGTGGATCACAGAGTTGGACACGCCGTTCCGCAACCGATTCAGGGACGACTCAAGCCTCGGGCCACTTTGAGACTAATTTTAACTCTATCGCTTTCTCACTGACCAAGATTTATTTAGTCCATCTCTTTGCAAGTGCTCGTCGACGCTTCCTAAGTTCCTGACTAGGAACAATATTACGAAATAGTTAGGATCTTCCGTCTCTCCTTCAGCATCCTGAGCATAGTTAGCTATCCCTAAGTATCCAGCAGTCCCAGAGGACCCTGGATTATGAATTTTCGAAGCGACCGAAGTAGCTTTCAAGTAAAGAGTATGTCTGAAGGGCTGAATTAACACTTAATTAAACTGTCTAGGGTACATACAACCTAGGAGGAGCTTGGAGGGCCTAAGAAGAGCATTGACGTCAGCGGAATAAATACAGAAGTACGCAAGGTACCCTTGTCATTCGTAGACGATTTAGTTGTAGTAGGGTACCCTAGTGTTCCCAGGTATCCCCCGGAGAGTTGCTATCTATATGACATATATGATATAATGCACTTTCTATCAAGGGTAGCGAGCTCCATCAACGACGTCGAACATTCACGTCAATCGCCACCGGCTTATACAGCCAATACGACGTCGTCTGCATGTCCTCATCACCCGCAAGTTCAAATGTATAAAACTTTAAAAGCTCCGGGATGGCCTTATAGATTTCGCACATCGAGATCTGAAGAGATTCATCAGTAAGAGCTCCGCCAGAATGGGACGAAACTCACATTCTTGCCAAGACAAGTCCTAGCGCCCATCCCAAACTGCATAATGTACCGATCCATCTTACTCACGTCGCCGTCAATCCATCTGTCGGGTCGAAACTGATCCGCATCTTCACCGAAAACAGTCTTGTTGAAATGCATAACCCCAGGATTCACTCCTATACGCGCATTAGGGGGAATATAGTACCCGCCGATCGTGCACCCAGATGAGGGTGCATGACGGGGGAACGAGACACCAGTGATGGGATGCATGCGGATTCCTTCTCTAATGCAGGCGGTTAGGTATGGAAGTTTAATGGCGTCGTTGTAGGAAATGTGCGGGGTACTGAGTTGGTTACATTGCACGGCGGTGTCAATTTCAGCGGTCAGCTTTTCGTATACACTGCGGTTGCGGAGGATATGGTACAGGATGCCAGAGAGCGTGAGAGCTGTTGTCTCGCTTCCGGCAAAGCTGCGTATGTATCTATTAGCATACCACTACTCATGGGTTGAGGGAACCTACAATGCACCAAACGACTCcatcttgatatcatcaagcaCGAAATCAAGTTCTTTACCTCTTTTCTGGGAGATTTCAAGCAGCTTTCCTAGGATGTCGTGTCTTTGAGGCTTATCCTCGGAATCGCTTTGTATAGCAGCGAGGCGGTCTTTTAGCATTGCATTTGTAGCATCAGTCAGATCTCCTAGGGCTCGCAATGCCCGTCGGACCTTTGGGAACAGGATCCCGGTCAGCATAAATAAACCCCGGACGTAGGTGGGCATATTGGCAGCCAGGAATTGGATAGGGACCAAATCTTCCGTTGCATCGATGTATCCTAGGTGGTCGTGACCGGCCTGGAGGAAGCCGAACATCTTACTAAAGTACAGCTCGCCGATCACATCGTATGCGTACCTATGAAGATATTAGTATTTAACCATGTAGAGGTGGGAATGCCTACATTCGTGTCCATATCCACAGATCGAAAGACTCCTTGCGGTCCGCCATCTGGCCTAGTTTCTCGAGCCAGACAGCAATGCACTTCTCAATGTACTTTTCCGATTGAAGGATGCTTGTCATTGTGTAGACATGGCTAACGATGCGGCGGCGCTCCCCGTGTTGCTTTCCGCCTTCTGACGAGAAGTGATCCGGGAATCGTGCTACTCCTATCAGTCGCTGTTGTGGATAATACTGGGTTCTGACGTACCCCAGGGTGGCCTGAAAGCAAAATAGAAGTCGGTCTAGTCCGTTAGTCAGTGATGCTGTGCTCAGACTGGGGGCCATACCTTGGCCGTGAAAGATCTGGCTCCGTAGAGCGTTTGGATAGCCTCCGGCTCACTGGTGACCAGCTCGTTCGGGGCGATGCGAACAACAGACCCTATACTTGATAAGTAAGGTTCAAGTATATCTCCGGGAGGAACCAAACCATATTTCGCATGTAGCTTCATCTGCCTCTTCTCAGCATCCCCATGAAGCACATGAAGAAGCGTCCAGGCTCTCGTGACAGACGCCCAGAAAGGTCCAGGAAACTTGGCGAGAGGGTGAAACCATCGTGTGTAGATGATCCAAACTGCCCAGTACGTGACAAATGCGACAAGGGCGCCTTGGCCCAGCAGGGATCTATCGCGAAGTCTCAACAAGTCCATTACTCGACTGATCCAATTGCACTCCTGTGTAGTggacaaaaaaaaacccctGCGGGTGCACAGCCCTCTTAATATACTGAGACCCACCTGCCATTTACTAGTACTACCTGTAGATAGACTGAAGCGCGGGGGCGGTAGCAGCTCTCTTAATATAACAATTGTCGACGGCAGACTTCGATGCGTATCTAGCGCTAGTTATCTCGGcgctccagctccacaatCCAGAAGTGGAGCAGAGGACGAACCAGCTGGCTTTGATTGCAATACTAGTGCGATGCAAATCAACTGCAGACCACCGTCTTGCAACCGCCCGGCACGGACTGGTTTAGCGATACACTAAAGTGTATCCGAGTCAGTCGTGTTAATTTATTCGAGTGCGGGGATTCGTGGCATGAACTAGCCCGAGCGCTGCAAATTACGCCAAGGGGATAATTTAAAGGCTGCTACGCCAGGCACATGGGTGAAACATTTTAAGAGCTGATTTCCATGAAGCCTTCCCAACACTAGGATGGGTGAACGTCTTTATTCACCATGGGATGGGCTTGGTTTTTCAGGGTCTGGGCTGTCGCCCTTCTCGCAAACAACATCACTTGTCAGCAAATGCCTCCATGCGCGGTATGGTAGATTCACTCGAACGCGGTTGTATAGGCTAATACTTTCTAGGCAGCTTGCATGGACGCAGGGGTTGGGGGTTCATCTTGCTCCCCGTTTGACACGCAGTGTATTTGCGCCAATACAGCGCTGCAGCAAAACATCAGCGGTTGTATTGTCATGACCTGTTCGGTTAAAGAGGCTTTGAGTATGTGCCGATAGTAGAGCTCACCTGCTTCTCTGACTTGAATAGCCTGGCGGAATGCGTCGAACACGATGTGTGGGATTGAACCTCGCGATATCTCCCAGATCACGACAACCGTCACAAGTGTTTTTATGGCTCTTGCGATAGCATTTACCCTCATGCGGTGCTCCGAGTCCCGT from Aspergillus oryzae RIB40 DNA, chromosome 1 encodes the following:
- a CDS encoding uncharacterized protein (hexokinase), whose amino-acid sequence is MAIAAAVSSNDVLKGVPENVLRELQKMKSMFTINRETLRTVTDKFVTELENGLSSHENEIPMNITWATGRPTGQEQGTFITIDLGGTNLRVCKVELTKQLGGYKITQRKFKLPVQHRQRSVDDLWALVADKLKESLESQHITKGREALPLAITFSYPLTQHNIRRGSCSVGRRAPIFLALRDMPSLPSWSTSLHREDNLPVEIVALVNHTTGTLVATAYQYAQVKVSSIFITGCNPAYIEDCGLVTKIASYDLPAGKEMAIHKGYGAFNNSHSVLPRNVFDEAIESTSRPGQQTYEKMVAALYFGELVRLIILHLHHTTGLFTGCDLSRLDRIHSMESTFLSAMEGGPLGSLGEMQALFRERFNIEPKTKELKICRLVAEIACTRAARLYACGITAICKKKGIEPYHVAVDASTLFGERAAAALREI
- a CDS encoding cytochrome P450 (cytochrome P450 CYP3/CYP5/CYP6/CYP9 subfamilies), translated to MDLLRLRDRSLLGQGALVAFVTYWAVWIIYTRWFHPLAKFPGPFWASVTRAWTLLHVLHGDAEKRQMKLHAKYGLVPPGDILEPYLSSIGSVVRIAPNELVTSEPEAIQTLYGARSFTAKATLGYVRTQYYPQQRLIGVARFPDHFSSEGGKQHGERRRIVSHVYTMTSILQSEKYIEKCIAVWLEKLGQMADRKESFDLWIWTRMYAYDVIGELYFSKMFGFLQAGHDHLGYIDATEDLVPIQFLAANMPTYVRGLFMLTGILFPKVRRALRALGDLTDATNAMLKDRLAAIQSDSEDKPQRHDILGKLLEISQKRGKELDFVLDDIKMESFGAFFAGSETTALTLSGILYHILRNRSVYEKLTAEIDTAVQCNQLSTPHISYNDAIKLPYLTACIREGIRMHPITGVSFPRHAPSSGCTIGGYYIPPNARIGVNPGVMHFNKTVFGEDADQFRPDRWIDGDVSKMDRYIMQFGMGARTCLGKNISMCEIYKAIPELLKFYTFELAGDEDMQTTSYWLYKPVAIDVNVRRR